In a single window of the Paenibacillus sp. MMS20-IR301 genome:
- a CDS encoding metallophosphoesterase family protein, producing MKIGVVSDTHMSRTARGLPRALVEEFRHVDIILHLGDWVALEIYDMLSELAPVEGIAGNNDGAEIIKRFGESKIVTLEGMKIGMIHGHAPYSRKGTDGNALLAFEGQDVDCILFGHSHQPLMRRENGILLFNPGSPTDKRREKQYSFGLLEIADGKITARHVFYDSKE from the coding sequence ATGAAAATTGGAGTAGTATCGGATACACATATGTCCCGGACAGCCAGGGGATTACCCCGTGCACTTGTTGAAGAGTTTCGCCATGTGGATATCATTTTGCATCTGGGGGACTGGGTGGCTCTGGAAATCTACGATATGCTGTCCGAGCTTGCCCCGGTAGAGGGGATTGCCGGTAATAACGATGGAGCCGAGATCATTAAGCGTTTCGGTGAGAGTAAGATTGTTACGCTGGAGGGTATGAAGATCGGGATGATTCACGGCCATGCGCCGTATTCGCGCAAGGGAACGGACGGGAATGCCCTGCTTGCTTTTGAAGGCCAGGATGTCGATTGTATTCTCTTCGGCCACTCCCATCAGCCGCTGATGCGCAGAGAGAACGGTATTCTGCTGTTCAATCCCGGATCACCTACAGATAAGCGCCGTGAGAAGCAATACTCCTTCGGCCTGTTGGAGATCGCAGACGGCAAGATTACGGCCCGCCATGTCTTTTATGATTCGAAGGAATAA
- a CDS encoding TetR/AcrR family transcriptional regulator: MSKKGVLSVSIDRKALILQAATLSFVQFGYKATTMDQVSRIANVGKGTIYTFFKTKEELFEEILDKATQELMSVMNHVAAQQTTFMHKLFDLLDSILEFRSDHELFVKLAQEVRDIGTVQALEGVKRMEAYALDFLRQQIEGAIADGEVKPCDPDVAAFMILRLYLALTTEWNKSHEPLDKNRIKEHMILFISAGILL, encoded by the coding sequence ATGAGCAAGAAAGGAGTGTTGTCCGTGTCCATTGACCGCAAGGCGTTGATTCTGCAGGCGGCAACCCTGTCATTTGTGCAATTCGGCTATAAAGCTACGACCATGGATCAGGTGTCCCGGATTGCCAATGTAGGCAAAGGAACGATTTATACCTTTTTCAAAACGAAGGAAGAGCTGTTCGAGGAAATTCTGGACAAGGCTACGCAGGAGCTGATGTCTGTGATGAACCATGTGGCTGCGCAGCAAACAACCTTTATGCATAAGCTGTTTGATCTGCTGGATTCGATTCTGGAATTCCGCAGCGACCATGAGCTGTTCGTGAAGCTGGCCCAGGAAGTGCGGGATATCGGGACGGTCCAGGCGCTGGAGGGTGTGAAGCGGATGGAGGCGTATGCGCTGGACTTCCTGCGGCAGCAGATTGAAGGGGCTATAGCGGACGGGGAAGTTAAGCCCTGTGATCCGGATGTTGCGGCGTTTATGATCCTGCGGCTGTACCTGGCACTGACTACGGAATGGAATAAATCCCATGAGCCGCTGGACAAAAACCGGATTAAGGAGCATATGATTCTGTTCATTTCAGCGGGGATTTTGCTGTAA
- a CDS encoding glycosyltransferase translates to MHDLSIVIPTRNRVGDLTLCIESIGRQTGLEEISIELLIVDDGGLEAHELEHFRKELGRLPQADLRYYRKTKPGVWLSRYEALGLVDGEILLSFDDDAELDDPRYIRRLLDTYDSDPSIVGVGGIAKGLTTSKSGRLLGRLTCQMSASPGRLSASTLAGSLLLWGDTEQTFETDFFHGCNMSFRRFALQDMKPYPWMTSYAVADDIYMCQLAGKYGKLVINPELRITHHESPSSRDKAGRVARATAVNHYYLLNLRKAPVINYAALLWTLSYLTVKSTLKRNFNAVSGYTSGILFVLNPRKNKYREFMLD, encoded by the coding sequence ATGCATGATCTGTCTATAGTAATTCCCACGCGCAACCGGGTGGGCGATTTGACCTTGTGCATTGAGTCCATCGGCAGGCAGACTGGGCTGGAGGAAATCTCGATTGAACTTCTGATTGTAGATGACGGCGGGCTTGAAGCGCATGAGCTGGAGCATTTCCGCAAGGAACTGGGACGTCTGCCCCAGGCTGATCTCCGCTACTACCGCAAAACCAAACCGGGTGTCTGGCTCTCCCGCTATGAAGCGCTGGGACTGGTAGACGGGGAGATTCTCCTCAGCTTCGATGATGATGCCGAGCTGGATGATCCGCGCTATATCCGCCGGCTGCTGGATACCTATGACTCCGATCCTTCTATTGTCGGGGTAGGCGGTATCGCCAAGGGCCTCACCACCAGCAAATCCGGCAGGCTGCTCGGCAGGCTGACCTGCCAGATGTCGGCTTCACCAGGCAGATTATCGGCAAGCACCCTGGCCGGCTCACTGCTGCTGTGGGGTGACACGGAGCAGACGTTTGAGACCGATTTTTTCCATGGCTGCAATATGTCCTTCCGCCGTTTCGCACTGCAGGATATGAAGCCCTACCCCTGGATGACCAGCTACGCGGTAGCTGACGATATTTATATGTGCCAACTGGCCGGCAAATATGGCAAGCTGGTCATTAACCCTGAGCTGAGAATTACCCATCACGAATCCCCCAGCTCACGTGACAAGGCAGGCCGGGTAGCCCGGGCTACTGCCGTCAATCATTATTACCTGCTTAATCTGCGCAAGGCCCCGGTTATTAATTATGCCGCACTGCTCTGGACCCTGAGCTATTTAACCGTAAAGTCGACCCTGAAACGAAACTTCAATGCCGTCTCCGGCTACACCAGCGGTATTCTCTTCGTACTGAACCCCCGCAAGAACAAATACAGGGAATTCATGCTGGACTAA
- a CDS encoding YhgE/Pip domain-containing protein encodes MRAITVFLKDLKILVSKPMLLLTLLGVAALPMLYSGFLVEGSWDPYGNTGKLPVAVVNLDKGAEYEGKSMQAGKDFVEELKDNSDFKWEFVDAAAAQEGMSHNHYYMTITIPADFSENATTLAQAQPVQAEILYEPNSGYNFVAGQIGSSAVNKLKSKLSAQITEAYTRSMFEQVDTISAGLGDASSGATKLTDGAGKLTDGLATLKTNLNKLAGRTTELKSGLKLLYSGADSLNQGTGTLTQSTADLAGGLGRLVQAGQQLQDGAVKSQSGAAQLEQGLLAAEAGSSQLKDGLTASEAASGQLAAGAQQVAGGLEQLLAQTPGLAESEQFQQLLAASQQVAAGSEQLHSGQAQLLAGSTKLAEGQAQLHDGAAALAAGGTKLAAGLDEFGSKLNEASAGGGKLAAGAAALNKGAAQLEQGLTKLSGGLDGLSDGAGKLTAGAVELKDGAGKLTDGSGELAQKLSNAAAETSDVASGDGTVNMFAEPVKLVEKTDYKLDHYGLGIAPYFLSLALFMGALVFTTVFSLRESNVPGASPMGRFASRTLTFVMVSIIQSVLADLVLLYGLKLTVQSIPLFYLFTLIASLTFTLIVQALVTWLDNPGRFLAIVLMIFQLTSSAGTFPLELLPQWMQKVNPWLPMTHSIVGFKAIIASGDYSLMGQQILYLLGYAVIFLFLTFLYFLRQTEQARPAPPKEQLV; translated from the coding sequence ATGAGAGCCATTACAGTGTTCCTGAAGGATTTGAAAATATTGGTGAGTAAGCCGATGCTGCTGCTCACTTTGCTCGGTGTTGCGGCGCTGCCTATGCTGTACAGCGGCTTCCTTGTGGAAGGCTCCTGGGACCCTTACGGCAATACAGGCAAGCTGCCTGTAGCAGTGGTCAATCTCGATAAAGGCGCAGAGTATGAAGGCAAATCGATGCAGGCAGGCAAGGATTTCGTCGAGGAGCTGAAGGATAACAGTGATTTCAAATGGGAGTTCGTGGATGCCGCTGCGGCCCAGGAAGGAATGTCCCACAATCATTACTACATGACAATTACGATTCCCGCTGACTTCTCGGAGAACGCTACTACCTTGGCCCAGGCGCAGCCGGTGCAGGCGGAAATCCTGTATGAGCCGAACAGCGGTTATAACTTTGTGGCCGGACAGATCGGCAGCAGTGCAGTGAATAAGCTGAAGTCCAAGCTGTCCGCGCAGATCACTGAAGCCTATACGCGCAGCATGTTCGAGCAGGTGGATACGATCTCCGCCGGTCTTGGCGATGCCAGCAGCGGGGCAACCAAGCTCACGGATGGGGCCGGCAAGCTAACGGACGGGCTGGCTACCCTGAAGACCAATCTGAATAAGCTGGCCGGCAGAACCACGGAGCTGAAGAGCGGCCTGAAGCTGCTGTACAGCGGCGCGGACAGCCTGAATCAGGGCACAGGCACACTGACGCAGAGCACTGCGGACTTGGCCGGGGGCCTGGGCCGGCTGGTGCAGGCCGGACAGCAGCTGCAGGACGGCGCTGTGAAGTCGCAGAGCGGGGCCGCGCAGCTGGAGCAGGGGCTGCTGGCTGCCGAGGCCGGCAGCAGCCAGCTGAAGGACGGGCTGACGGCCTCCGAGGCAGCCAGCGGCCAGCTGGCCGCCGGGGCGCAGCAGGTGGCCGGGGGGCTTGAGCAGCTGCTCGCGCAGACGCCGGGCCTGGCGGAGAGCGAGCAGTTCCAGCAGCTGCTGGCGGCCAGCCAGCAGGTTGCGGCAGGCAGCGAGCAGCTGCATAGCGGGCAGGCGCAGCTGCTCGCCGGCAGCACTAAGCTCGCTGAAGGGCAGGCGCAGCTGCATGATGGTGCAGCTGCGCTGGCGGCAGGCGGCACGAAGCTGGCCGCCGGACTGGACGAGTTCGGCAGCAAGCTGAACGAGGCCTCGGCCGGAGGCGGCAAGCTGGCTGCCGGAGCAGCTGCTCTGAATAAGGGGGCCGCGCAGCTGGAGCAAGGCTTGACGAAGCTGTCCGGAGGTCTGGACGGACTCTCGGATGGAGCCGGGAAGCTGACCGCGGGAGCCGTGGAGCTGAAGGACGGAGCCGGCAAGCTCACGGACGGCAGCGGGGAGCTGGCGCAGAAGCTGAGCAATGCTGCCGCTGAGACCTCTGATGTGGCCTCCGGGGATGGCACGGTGAATATGTTCGCCGAGCCGGTGAAGCTGGTCGAGAAGACGGACTATAAACTGGACCATTACGGGCTGGGCATTGCGCCTTACTTCCTGTCACTGGCCTTGTTTATGGGCGCTCTAGTATTTACTACAGTGTTCTCCCTGCGTGAATCGAATGTGCCCGGGGCTTCGCCGATGGGCAGATTCGCCAGCCGTACGCTGACCTTTGTAATGGTCAGCATCATCCAGTCGGTCCTTGCCGACCTTGTATTATTGTATGGCCTTAAGCTTACGGTGCAGAGCATACCGCTCTTCTATCTGTTCACGCTGATTGCCAGCCTCACCTTTACGCTGATTGTCCAGGCGCTGGTAACCTGGCTGGATAATCCGGGGCGCTTCCTCGCGATTGTACTGATGATCTTCCAGCTTACTTCGAGTGCAGGCACCTTCCCGCTTGAGCTGCTTCCGCAGTGGATGCAGAAGGTGAACCCTTGGCTGCCTATGACACATAGTATTGTGGGCTTCAAAGCGATCATCGCCAGCGGGGATTACAGCTTAATGGGACAACAGATTCTCTATCTGCTGGGTTATGCGGTGATCTTCCTGTTCCTGACGTTCCTGTATTTCCTGCGTCAGACCGAACAGGCCAGACCCGCCCCGCCAAAGGAGCAACTGGTGTGA
- a CDS encoding ATP-binding protein yields the protein MELENKKPAVIYEYDEDRAGIIKGYDVYARLVDGILEALYARYGVRYELYASDDPNSEYWKLLENDVQSGDAGVEHVARIFDRLEDRTFVFDDEKEQPEYHIHLSVRNNVLAYPAMGIALARVPVFQENGINFQDYVFAASDAQLQFFLGNVRTRQREQNINKVTVFTDRRNGIFREDEPITRAVKREEVVLDAAIKKEIYRSLDQFFDNDRSFYVTYDIPYKRGILLYGHPGNGKTTLVKSIAGSVPGPVLYWQITEYTSSESVNEVFEAAARLAPMVLVIEDIDSMPQEVRSFFLNTLDGATSKEGIFLIGTTNYPDKIDPGLMNRAGRFDRAYEIKMPSEALRLEYLQLRGFSAFAGEEGTATAARLTADFSLTQLGELYVSAALEWHENGTADVETLVRGMRGELDKGRKREWMKDASSSIGFY from the coding sequence ATGGAGCTGGAGAACAAGAAACCTGCTGTAATCTATGAGTACGATGAAGACAGAGCCGGAATCATTAAAGGCTACGATGTGTACGCGCGCCTGGTTGACGGGATCCTTGAAGCACTCTATGCCCGTTATGGTGTCCGCTATGAGCTGTATGCCAGTGATGATCCCAACAGTGAATACTGGAAGCTGCTGGAGAATGATGTGCAGAGCGGAGACGCCGGTGTGGAGCATGTGGCGCGGATTTTTGACCGGCTCGAGGACCGGACCTTCGTGTTCGATGATGAGAAGGAGCAGCCGGAGTATCATATCCATCTGTCGGTCCGCAACAATGTGCTGGCTTATCCGGCGATGGGCATTGCCCTGGCGCGCGTACCGGTATTTCAGGAGAACGGCATTAACTTTCAGGATTATGTGTTCGCCGCATCGGATGCGCAGCTGCAGTTCTTCCTCGGCAATGTGCGCACACGCCAGCGTGAGCAGAATATCAACAAGGTGACGGTATTCACCGACCGGCGCAACGGAATTTTCCGGGAGGATGAACCGATTACGCGGGCCGTCAAGCGGGAGGAAGTTGTTCTGGACGCTGCAATCAAAAAAGAGATCTACCGCTCACTCGACCAGTTCTTCGATAACGACCGCAGCTTCTATGTCACCTATGACATCCCTTACAAACGGGGAATTCTGCTCTACGGGCATCCGGGCAACGGCAAGACCACGCTCGTCAAATCGATTGCCGGCAGTGTTCCGGGACCGGTGCTCTACTGGCAGATTACGGAGTATACGAGCAGCGAATCAGTGAACGAGGTGTTCGAGGCTGCAGCCCGGCTGGCGCCGATGGTGCTGGTCATTGAGGATATCGACTCCATGCCGCAGGAGGTCCGTTCCTTCTTCCTGAACACGCTGGACGGGGCGACTTCCAAGGAAGGCATCTTCCTGATCGGCACCACCAATTATCCGGATAAAATCGACCCCGGTCTCATGAACCGCGCCGGGCGCTTCGACCGGGCTTATGAGATTAAGATGCCCAGCGAGGCGCTGCGGCTCGAATATCTGCAGCTGCGCGGCTTCTCCGCCTTCGCGGGTGAAGAGGGTACGGCCACGGCTGCGCGCCTGACCGCAGATTTCTCCCTGACCCAGCTCGGCGAGCTGTATGTCAGCGCGGCGCTGGAGTGGCATGAGAATGGTACAGCTGATGTGGAGACGCTGGTGCGCGGTATGCGCGGCGAGCTGGATAAAGGCCGCAAGCGGGAATGGATGAAGGATGCTTCGTCCAGCATCGGATTTTACTGA
- a CDS encoding collagen-like protein encodes MAGAQGLPGFTGATGAQGLQGLAGATGAQGVQGVTGATGVTGTPGLQGFTGATGATGAPGLQGFTGATGATGAPGPQGFTGATGATGTPGLQGFTGATGATGTPGLQGFTGATGATGAPGLQGFTGATGATGATGAQSSSASVIMTTSLGNIETVISPNEGSGNNQALGAIAFGGDLDVEALQNVAAYVIQVGAGTGQFQMAVLENLTVSTAEVVAVTNIATTITGGLFSLPLVNSVNILAGVIYYLVVWNQVNASLLGAKIAGIGTVADAPPINFRVQNLPAGFTIGQIINISDVSLQRTPWLSAMR; translated from the coding sequence ATGGCTGGAGCGCAAGGCCTGCCGGGGTTCACCGGAGCGACGGGAGCGCAAGGCCTGCAGGGATTGGCCGGAGCGACGGGAGCACAAGGCGTACAGGGGGTAACCGGAGCCACCGGGGTGACCGGAACGCCGGGTCTGCAAGGTTTTACCGGAGCCACCGGGGCAACTGGAGCGCCAGGTCTGCAAGGTTTTACCGGAGCCACCGGGGCAACCGGAGCGCCGGGTCCGCAAGGTTTTACCGGAGCCACCGGGGCGACCGGAACGCCGGGTCTGCAAGGTTTTACCGGAGCCACCGGGGCGACCGGAACGCCGGGTCTGCAAGGTTTTACCGGAGCCACCGGGGCAACTGGAGCGCCGGGTCTGCAAGGTTTTACCGGAGCAACTGGAGCCACCGGGGCAACCGGAGCGCAGAGTTCGTCCGCAAGTGTTATTATGACTACCAGTCTGGGAAACATAGAAACGGTTATTAGTCCAAATGAAGGCAGCGGGAACAATCAGGCGTTAGGAGCCATTGCTTTTGGCGGTGACTTGGATGTGGAGGCGCTGCAAAATGTCGCAGCATACGTAATACAGGTTGGAGCAGGGACCGGACAGTTTCAAATGGCTGTTTTAGAAAATTTAACCGTATCTACCGCAGAGGTGGTTGCAGTGACCAATATTGCAACTACGATTACAGGAGGATTGTTTAGCCTGCCCCTTGTAAATTCGGTAAATATTTTAGCCGGCGTCATCTATTATCTGGTTGTGTGGAATCAGGTGAACGCCTCCCTGCTGGGAGCAAAGATTGCTGGAATCGGTACTGTTGCAGATGCCCCGCCGATTAATTTCAGAGTACAAAATCTGCCTGCCGGGTTTACAATCGGCCAAATCATTAATATCAGTGATGTCAGTCTGCAAAGGACACCGTGGCTCAGCGCTATGAGATAA
- a CDS encoding anti-sigma factor — MSEEFKAKLQKYSEGTLPEEERGELESELAKLEAYQAYLEELMEREELAAGAWKKAPQGNGKAPGLKKADKREKRIIRRGKWKARITNTFTVLSAFLIFAVISSIITAVFYSTGNRGDIYRDVVSSAIAVARPNTTVRLSSDAHFFFRMDLTGNLMKQIGGESSDVGDYSQQFRLGLSGLGNFNWTDERNAGNYFFYYPAADGSVSGGDDSAEWSKLTKLPEGTVAEAYLSFDHLYTTDELLKEFEPLNILPVWFGVDTGSANNRNGVVTSPLGFPYQPIWHDDDMLKSEVTTQKTGWFSSVSSYSSMSPSVESYGSGDLRDANFLKTLKLLEEHRTLARKAVPFIELDGSVAYLAEHGVRIYGAVATGPVKELLKLREASWVSNLRVGEVRLWNWRD, encoded by the coding sequence ATGAGTGAGGAGTTCAAAGCAAAGCTGCAGAAATACAGTGAAGGTACACTGCCTGAAGAGGAGCGCGGCGAGCTGGAGAGCGAGCTTGCGAAGCTGGAGGCTTACCAGGCCTACCTGGAGGAGCTGATGGAGCGGGAGGAGCTGGCAGCAGGTGCCTGGAAAAAGGCGCCACAGGGCAATGGCAAAGCTCCCGGACTTAAGAAAGCGGATAAGCGTGAGAAAAGGATTATCCGCCGCGGCAAGTGGAAGGCGAGGATCACCAATACTTTTACCGTCCTATCGGCATTCCTGATCTTCGCAGTTATCAGCAGTATCATTACTGCTGTGTTCTACAGCACGGGGAACCGCGGGGATATTTACAGAGATGTTGTGTCCTCGGCAATTGCCGTTGCCCGTCCCAATACTACGGTAAGACTTTCTTCCGATGCGCACTTTTTCTTCCGTATGGATCTTACAGGCAATTTGATGAAACAGATCGGTGGCGAGAGCTCGGATGTCGGCGATTATTCACAGCAGTTCCGGCTGGGTCTGTCTGGCCTCGGTAATTTTAACTGGACGGATGAACGGAATGCCGGCAACTATTTCTTTTATTATCCGGCCGCAGACGGTTCCGTCAGCGGCGGGGATGACAGCGCGGAGTGGAGCAAACTTACGAAGCTTCCCGAAGGCACTGTAGCCGAAGCTTATCTGTCGTTCGATCATTTATACACTACAGATGAACTGCTTAAGGAGTTTGAACCGCTGAATATATTGCCTGTATGGTTTGGCGTGGATACGGGGTCTGCTAATAACAGGAATGGAGTCGTTACAAGCCCGCTTGGTTTCCCCTACCAGCCGATCTGGCATGACGATGATATGCTGAAATCTGAAGTAACCACACAAAAAACAGGCTGGTTCAGCTCGGTATCCTCCTACAGCAGCATGTCACCTTCGGTTGAATCCTACGGGAGTGGTGATTTGCGTGATGCGAACTTCCTCAAGACGCTTAAGCTGCTGGAGGAGCATCGGACATTGGCCAGAAAAGCTGTTCCGTTTATTGAGCTTGATGGTTCCGTAGCCTATTTGGCGGAACACGGGGTCCGGATTTACGGCGCCGTCGCCACCGGGCCGGTCAAGGAACTGCTCAAGCTGCGCGAGGCATCCTGGGTCAGTAATCTGCGGGTAGGAGAAGTGCGGCTCTGGAATTGGCGGGATTAA
- a CDS encoding HAD family hydrolase: protein METSNKLAIFFDLDDTLYDHLVPFREAVREVLAPDEDKLDYAELFYTVRHHSDLLWPKYLSGELELEETRVMRLELAFAEYGLPLSREQAARVQASYIARQYTIELIEGVAEQLQRFISLGHPVGIITNGPLAHQTAKLRGLGIDRIIPPEMIFISDAVGLAKPDPAIFAHVNQVSGTAPGNSLYVGDTWANDVVGALAAGWKVCWYNPRGREPGTDHTPSYTFSNYKEFGELPIL from the coding sequence GTGGAAACAAGCAATAAGCTGGCTATATTTTTTGATCTGGATGATACGCTGTATGACCATTTGGTCCCGTTCAGGGAAGCGGTGCGCGAGGTGCTGGCCCCTGATGAGGACAAGCTGGATTATGCTGAGCTGTTCTATACAGTGAGGCATCACAGCGATTTGCTCTGGCCGAAGTATTTGTCAGGAGAGCTGGAGCTGGAGGAGACGCGGGTGATGCGGCTGGAGCTGGCTTTTGCCGAATATGGCTTGCCCCTAAGCCGGGAGCAGGCGGCCAGGGTGCAGGCATCCTATATTGCCCGCCAGTACACGATCGAACTGATCGAAGGTGTTGCGGAGCAGCTTCAGCGGTTCATTTCGCTCGGCCATCCGGTAGGCATTATCACGAACGGCCCGCTTGCACATCAGACGGCCAAGCTGCGCGGACTGGGCATCGACCGGATCATTCCGCCGGAGATGATCTTCATCTCGGATGCCGTCGGTCTGGCCAAGCCGGACCCGGCAATCTTCGCCCATGTCAACCAAGTGTCGGGGACTGCTCCCGGGAACAGCCTCTACGTGGGTGACACCTGGGCCAACGATGTGGTGGGTGCGCTCGCGGCAGGCTGGAAGGTCTGCTGGTACAATCCGCGCGGACGGGAGCCCGGCACGGATCATACGCCGAGCTACACTTTTTCTAACTATAAGGAGTTCGGTGAGCTGCCGATTCTGTAA
- a CDS encoding sigma-70 family RNA polymerase sigma factor produces MGPNSLDDLYESYIADIYRYLCSLCHDHHAAEDLTQETFYRAYLYLEDCKEEKIKPWLFRVAYNAFVDYKRKEKRSVSREEGYFSSLPHPETTEGILLRQERWEEAALALSRLPEGQRHALLLHDYHGLTYKEAADVMNVGLSQYKILVFRARQKLREAERRRNDHE; encoded by the coding sequence ATGGGGCCGAATTCGCTGGATGATCTATACGAAAGTTATATTGCAGATATCTACCGTTATCTGTGCTCCCTCTGCCATGACCACCATGCAGCTGAAGATTTAACGCAGGAGACCTTCTACCGTGCTTATCTGTATCTGGAGGACTGTAAGGAAGAGAAGATTAAGCCATGGCTGTTCCGCGTAGCTTACAATGCCTTCGTCGATTACAAACGTAAAGAAAAGCGGAGTGTGTCCAGGGAGGAAGGGTATTTCAGCAGCTTGCCCCACCCTGAGACAACGGAGGGGATCCTGCTGCGCCAGGAACGCTGGGAAGAAGCGGCACTTGCCCTTAGCCGTCTGCCGGAGGGGCAGCGTCATGCCCTGCTGCTGCATGATTATCACGGGCTGACTTACAAGGAAGCCGCAGATGTTATGAACGTGGGACTGTCCCAATACAAGATACTGGTATTCCGCGCGAGGCAGAAGCTGCGTGAAGCGGAGCGGAGGAGGAACGATCATGAGTGA
- a CDS encoding FAD:protein FMN transferase, with product MFKNKKTTLILAALVIVIVAAALIWMLTGNKGDGSTTATETPGGATVSKDGDTKSLEQTFYIYDTVVNIKVFGNTVEQKNMDDIQAMLERMDVEFSRTKENGELYAVNQAAGKEAVAVSDETLDIVKLSLKYAEEMDGLYDPTVGPLVDLWAIGEGGEHVPDQADIDKARSLTNYKDVIVDDAAKTVKLAKEGMVLDMGGIGKGYAADRIADYLKAQGLDSAMINLGGSSIIALGNKPNGSPWNIGLQDPDQSRGTQLGTIKISDEVIDASGVYERYFMQDGVRYHHILDPRTGYPSQNGLKSITIMSPNATDADALSTGVFLMGLEEGMKYLEALPEDVEAFFITDDNKIYATSALKERLNLTDPTYSFAE from the coding sequence ATGTTTAAGAACAAGAAAACGACACTTATTCTGGCCGCTCTCGTCATTGTGATCGTTGCTGCAGCATTAATCTGGATGCTCACCGGCAACAAGGGCGATGGCAGCACGACTGCTACTGAAACTCCCGGCGGTGCAACCGTCTCGAAGGATGGCGATACGAAGTCCTTGGAACAGACGTTTTATATTTATGATACCGTTGTTAACATCAAGGTCTTCGGCAATACCGTAGAACAGAAGAATATGGATGATATCCAGGCCATGCTCGAACGGATGGATGTCGAGTTCAGCCGCACGAAGGAAAATGGCGAATTGTATGCTGTGAACCAGGCAGCCGGCAAGGAAGCTGTTGCCGTATCCGATGAAACGCTGGATATTGTGAAGCTGTCCCTGAAGTATGCCGAAGAAATGGACGGGCTGTATGACCCGACAGTCGGGCCGCTTGTAGATCTCTGGGCGATCGGTGAAGGCGGAGAGCATGTACCCGACCAGGCCGATATTGATAAGGCGCGGAGTCTGACCAACTATAAGGATGTAATAGTGGATGATGCTGCCAAGACGGTTAAGCTCGCAAAAGAAGGTATGGTGCTGGACATGGGCGGGATCGGCAAAGGATACGCTGCTGACCGGATCGCCGACTATCTCAAGGCTCAGGGCCTGGACAGCGCAATGATTAACCTCGGGGGCAGCAGTATCATCGCTCTTGGCAACAAGCCGAACGGCTCGCCGTGGAACATCGGCCTGCAGGACCCGGATCAGAGCCGCGGCACCCAGCTCGGTACAATCAAAATCTCCGACGAGGTCATTGACGCCTCCGGGGTATATGAGCGCTACTTCATGCAGGATGGTGTGCGTTACCACCACATTCTTGATCCGCGTACAGGCTACCCTTCGCAGAATGGGCTGAAGAGCATTACAATCATGAGCCCGAACGCAACCGATGCGGATGCCTTGTCCACCGGTGTATTCCTGATGGGACTGGAAGAAGGCATGAAGTATCTTGAAGCACTGCCGGAGGATGTTGAAGCCTTCTTCATTACGGACGACAACAAGATTTATGCAACCTCTGCCCTAAAAGAAAGATTGAACCTCACGGACCCTACTTATAGCTTTGCTGAGTAA
- a CDS encoding GNAT family N-acetyltransferase: MLNYRFERAGLEDVEELIPLFDEYRCYYGQVSDPEAARVFLTARLQGEESVIFVAAAGEGEEKQTYGLAQLYPSFSSITVQPVWILNDLFVTREQRGQGLGSLLLEGVRGFAQGTGAKGLTLSTMTDNTGAQRLYEAHGYVRDESFYTYNLYFSSNS, from the coding sequence ATGTTGAATTACCGGTTTGAACGGGCGGGTCTTGAGGATGTAGAGGAGCTTATCCCGCTCTTTGATGAATACCGCTGCTATTACGGCCAGGTCTCTGATCCGGAGGCTGCGCGGGTATTCCTGACAGCGAGACTTCAGGGTGAGGAGTCTGTTATCTTCGTAGCTGCCGCCGGTGAGGGGGAGGAGAAGCAGACGTACGGCCTGGCACAGCTGTATCCCTCCTTCTCTTCAATTACGGTTCAGCCGGTCTGGATTCTGAACGATCTGTTTGTGACGAGGGAGCAGCGCGGCCAGGGACTTGGTTCCCTGCTGCTTGAGGGAGTTCGCGGATTTGCGCAGGGTACAGGCGCCAAGGGCCTCACACTGTCAACGATGACGGATAATACCGGCGCACAACGTTTGTATGAAGCGCATGGGTATGTCCGGGACGAGAGCTTTTATACTTATAATCTATATTTCAGCAGTAACAGTTAG